cagtgaagtaaactctttggccattttccaaatgcactgctaaatgtacaactgtgggatatctttcatgaatttgaaatgacaataatcgccacagtgcttcattagtactgacgtatctgcccatttggaagttgctgatttcgtcattcgcattttccgacgcaataccaaacacagccatgtcgctgccttttgtgacgtacttgcacaaatatttgattgatttggccgaatgacaactctcaacgtttgcatgtgtttcgaaaattcgtgatagcagcgggcaatatggtacaatgaattcatttccgatctcaatctcttgattttgaactttgactttaatagttcgaccattatcttcttttgaacgccgacgataaactggatatccatcgtgccctgtgactgtttcagcaactaacggtcgcggatatcgttttgtgcactttccatcagccatgcaaggcgataatggattcaaagcaccgcacggtccatgcaccatctgcgtcgtcacaatgtcgtgtagatggggatcagtgactggatcaggaatttcagctgatatgatgtcatccacttcatttgaatgtaatttgttcagcaaccaaattaggatatgagcatgcggtagtccacgcttctgccattccaccgagtacatataacaacgtgtgtcaccaaaaactcgatacttagtaagcacatccatcataaccttgagtttttgctgaaatactctggcgattatgtcatggcgatcttgcggtttttgtcccggttccatctcacgttcaatttccatccacttcggattgcaagtgaacgtaataaacaaatccggagttccataatttcgcacgtacgtcatagcgtcttaagcgtattcgtgcatgtggcgtgggcttccgatatatgatgatggaagaatcgtcagacgtccaacattctgaacatcgccatctgaatgaatagcatcacgcaagtgtatatagtcctcagatcgtagctttgcctgattgtatcggatgaacgctaaacgttcggtctcgactttgacatacatgtcgacagcgaattgctggaatagccgacggcacttcagaatgacattctcctcatgtgtacgaatcatcaaacgatacgcatagtaattcattgcgcttagatttttattcgttgatacacctgaaaatgcaaaattaaatgaattgttaatagaaaccaataatagcaatataattagtgtgtgaatattttacctgtaattggatcgaccatcttcaacgtgatgtcgtatccgtcttgcccttgccaataaatgattggatattgtaacgcatcgtacaaacgatgtgtctcgtttacacgatgcatgatattgcttcttcgctgaacgacaatgtctcgcgatttagttggatcgccaacaataattgcagcaacatcattaacggtgggtgcattgaatcttcgcacgtgttcacctgttggggtacaatccgctcttatgacaaatttgtgcgtatccgatggcatttgttccaatgctgttttgaacatattaaccacagcgttattagcgtgaaaaaatgcttgcaactgttctataattcgtctctttaactgttgtgttccctgtatattgcaacgcacattcagctgatccaccatcgacgaaataaaatatatttgcagaaattgatgcggctcatccggtgatggcaccattgaaccatgcaaatgatatatttgtccttgtatctgtaattgcaaacaatcatttgttgaagaatacggtgtaacttctgatcgtgtgatggtgtagtgtttggtgtatatgtagtttttattgttgcaattcattttgttagtgtgagtgattggttctgtgtgttgtatcttttaccttgcaagtcggcataaagccgccttctcgaatgatattagctccaaaggaagtcatgcgaaagcagttattgtattcaaggatgtgttgaagaaaatggtaggaatcgtgatcacttccatcgaacaattgtttcagtggctgtggtggtgtaagtaatggatccagtttgacttttccacttgcgcaacacaatccagccgtttctcttttaaactttaacgcattacaatatcggcatacagtcgtcattggtccaatatctaaattttcatcattactgtagttcgcagtgggatcatattggaatgccaagcgattgtatgatgccaatgatcttcgtgtgctcacgcgctgtcttaatcgggcattttctcttattatattttgtcttacttcgcttaagttctgtgaatacacttgttgctggcttgcatgtcttgtgcggcggccgatgttcgcacgtcgtcctctaggcattttggactatggacagagtagtgaatttaacctcaaatgcacgatccacataatttacacagtttaacttaccaccttaaagacaaaatgcctgctgttgaaatcgaataaaaatctgcacaatacacgtaattgatttgttggtttccaattaaaatgttaggaaacgaataacttatattttttacttttttgaacacaataccgttttttcacatgaaattctctgtcaaacaatatatcacgcaccggcaccatctacaatgagtagctgtcaaataaaaatattaaaagaaatacgatacaaatattagtatgtagtacatgctatgtatcagagaaatgattttctctgttttttcgcctttctgttgaattttttcctgaattttctttgctataaacctcgcggagctcgagacctttccaacgaatccaaaaccgtggaaatcggttcgtgcgttctggagttatagcgtcaggaaggaaaacccgacttatttttatatagtagattaaacaaattttaggcatgcaaggtttcataacgatgttttccttcactgtttgGGCAAGTGAAATTTTATAActagacaatttatttttactattcgAAATTATAATACGATTCCTGGTGAAATTTTATGCCAAAAAAACCCTTTTCCAGTCATACaaattcaaaaatgtaaaatgatgTACCAGGACAAAGCCACAGTTTAAGCTAGTGTCCCATACAAATGAAATTATGGTTCGACGCACATTACACTGTAGGATCGCAATAAAAAGCTGACGACAAGACAAACGGTAGAACGTAgatcacattattatttatgaggtTCTTTCAACTTTTACTGCCACGTTCCGTTTAGTATTGATTGATGTTAGAAATTGAATAAGAGTTAGCACAGAATTTGTCCCTTCGTAGGGTTCAAGGTGATTCTTAGCCTATACGCCCATATGAAAGTGGTTATTTCATTAATGTAGAACACCTCTAATTATCACCAAAGCTACcgatatttattactttaacactatttcctttaaaaaaaaggtacatatatatatattttactttacctacaccctgtttctgaggtacatttatgggcagtttatctattcaatagtgttaaaactcatacaaaaaaaacgctattgaatagataaactaccgctaaatgtactgagaaaccaggggttagtccTGCAGGAGTATTGCTtgctgcaataaccgtagcgccgcgtgtggtgaaTTCGAATTCCCCTGGGACAAACATTTGTGTAATATTGCATGTCCATGAGTATCTGTTCAGAGCCTGTTTgcttatttggttactatagcacaaatgaggcgctcatagccgaTTGTGCCcacggtaaacgatctgtgagttaagtaACCAAATGACTAGTTTTCAGTCAATTTTGCATTAAgacaaacataaaacatataatGCTACTACTTTCAGCAAAATACTGCTCCACCCAGTATTCAATCATATCATAAAATCAATACAAGAGCTACACGTagtatctttactaatattataaaactgaagagtttgtttgtttgtttgtttaaacgcgctgatctcaggaactacgggtccgatttgaaaaattcttttagtgttagatagcccatttatcgaggaaggctacaggttatatgtcatcacgctacgaccaataagagcagagtcccagtaaaaaatgataaaacggggaaaaaatttacccattctctcttatgtgacgcaaacaaagtcagctagtgttatataaacagtttttaccCTTCAGTTTCGGTTGTTTAGGGAACAGGTAGTCTATCAGCATCATCATAGTGAGGACCTTGAAGGAATCCTGCTGCGCTTGGATCTGAGATACAATGGCTGCCGCGTCCATGGCTGAAGAACTGAAATTAACAGCAATTTGAAATGAAGGTTTAACgtacaacatacatacacaaaaaatattaaatttgtactCTTAAAAGGTTCATCCAAAATGGTTCCGctgtggatttttttttttgtaaataatgttgaaattgtaattattgtaaacaaaaacatttggcACTCATTTAATACCAACCAACATAAGACACtgacttcaatatttttaaattctatagctgttttgactggtagtcaactaccgtTTTTAAATTCGCCACCACGGAAGACATCAACGTCCACGATAATTTGTCATCACGActccattttaaatttaaacttactTTACAAAACCATTTAGCACTGGATGATAAAGACTATTCTAATAGAAAATGAAGATAAACACCTCTTAGTCAAATGAATGTATTATCAACTGAAACAATACGTCTGGcgattaacaaaaatgttttattcataactttccaaatgtaaaatagttttatctttAATAGTTATACAGgggattattttaaaagtttaaattaaaataaccgataaaaaaacaaataacgcAGTTCTGCAATTCTATATAATCTGTAcggtcgagtatcgagagtttgacatttagaatgtactgccaaaatagttcatacgacgcccgttagaggcgctgatcagattttcatacaaaatttctcgataacaggccggttgtcggtagtcgatagtagtaaagaatcgagctacagtatcacgattctgtacaattgGAACCGtggagtatcgagagattgacatttaaaatttactgcgaaaatagtttctacgacgtccgcgaGAGGCGCTGGTCCTGCATGCTGAAGCATTATGTGTGTTGTTTATCTGTACTTTATAAGTTCGTAAAAAATATCTCAAGttgaaatgaatttaaaacacaatttatttacacactgtaattacaaaattttaaaaaaggtaTAATTAAGGTCAACTAAGTTGTTTTTTCAAAAGATAATGGAATTTGCTATTTTTCTATATGGCTTTACACCTGCTCTCCTCGTCTAAACTTGATTGGTCATAGCTGtaccaaaatatttgaatgccAGTCaagtttcttattaaattagAGGTAGACATCTACCTCAACTAAGTAGGggaaagaaatataaattacattcagAAATTAAGGCCTAAAATGCATAACAAAGTAAGGCGTTTCCCGTAAATAAACCTGTAGGCGTGCGCATGAATTCTAGTAAAGTTTTTACTATCCAGCACGCCAGCGACACGGACTACGAAACAGGTTGGAGTTATTGCGTTTTAACGTTTCTGGAAGAGTGCCAACATTGTCCAGCTGAAGATTTGCAAGCAATTTGAATGTAGAAAAGTTTGGGAGATGCGATTTATATTCCCTAGTGGATCTGCGGCAGAAGCTGTACGAAATGCCTGAGTTTCATCaatcgatactaatattataaatgcgaaagtaactctgtctgtctgtctgtctgctactcaatcacgcctaaactactgaaccaattcgcatgaaattcggtatggagatattttgatacccgagaaaggacataggctatatatcatcacgctacgaccgtaAAGAGCATAGTACCAGAaatgaatgttacaaaaacggggaaaaatttcacccattctctcttattggacgcaagcgaagttgcgcgggtcagctagtaaatatataaatttaacccatttatgtaccaccgttgggcaagggtctcctcccataatgtaATAGATttcgttaaaaaataatcagCCCCCTAGCTACTAAAGAGCTAATTTATGTCTACTTGACAAAAACTAGACAAATTTTTGATTATCATTCTTAgaatttttggtattttttcaGCCACATATTGCTGCTGCTGTTCTaagctttataattaaatcttaaatatgtttttctgtatttattttttaaattaataataccttaattattaaaagaaagAAGTGCTTTTAgtagaaataaattcaatataagagagagaatattttattattcgattatttctttttttccttGGGTACGGCAAATTACAACTACACCAGAAGCAGCTTTAACATAAAAAGGTGATATAAAAACGAATACAAATGGCTCACATTctgaaataacatttatttttataatttgaaaatccAATAAATAAGTTTAGGTGGCCGCCACGTCAGTGGTTTTGCAACAGGTGTCATTGGTCCAAtccaatttgaaataaatatttgtgtgatccagtGATAGGTTTTTTGCTTTGCGGCTTTGATCGGGTtagctataaatattttgtacgtaggtacatagttattacaataaaatacataaaattttgttaggcttgctacacacacatattcggttcggcaatatttatcaaacaacaaaaccgactcgactcacttgtcaGCTTCTTCCGATCGGGTTTATCTACACTTATTGGGTTTAGCCGCCCGGCTTATGTCAAACCGAGTGAGTTTAGCAAGCTTTAATGACCAGGTACTTAAGTACGGGTTTTACACAGCGATACAATTTTTAAGCAAGTCTTGCATCATCAAATTATTCCCCTTCATACAAACGTGCAAAATTCTCATACtctcttaataatataagtatagttCGTTATGTCCGTTTTAATAGCATTCCCGTGTTTTTTATTAGTATGAATCATTTCATATCTTCGCGAATCAAATCAACAGCTTTCTCTCCTATCATCATAGTTGGTGCAGATGTACCTGATACAGGTATAGTTGGTATTACACTGGCATCAGCTACCCGCAGACCTTTTACTCCTTTGACCCTTAATTTCGCATCAACCACGGATCCCATAGCACAAGTCCCACAGACAAAACCACTTGGTCTTATAAGACATAAGGAATAGCAATCCCAGTATTCGTCACTACCGTACTCATATTTTCCACATTTTGATCTCAAAGGATCTATCATTTTTGCTTCTTGTTCTTTAAAGAACTTCGACTTTCCAACTTTCATGAAGTGTTTTACAGCCTCTCTGTACTTTTTGATGTCAGATTTATTCGACAACGTCCCAGGCATGATAATAGGCTGGTCTTTTGGATTCGTACTCCTCAATAGCAGTTTGCCTCGGGACTCCGGCTGCgatgttttgataaaagaaaataacaatttgtatcctttggtttctttttgtaaattttcgCAGATTTCGTAATCTAAACCTAGGGTGAACGCACAACTCCTTAGAATATTTTTACCTTCATTATCATTTGGATATACGTAACTAGTAGTTACGTAGTCTGGGTAAGTGCTAGATTTATTAATAGCCACATACCCAATCAAGAATGGGTGACGAAATGTATGAAGATCTCTTGGTCGCGTAGGCTTGCAGCTTGTTTCTATTTTActaattctataaataactataactCCATCGTGATCATGGTAATTGGAACCGACTGGTAAATCAGACAACACAGTAACGTTTTTACTTTCAAGATGTTTCTTCGGACCTATGCCTGACAACATCAGTATTTTCGGGGAATTGATAGCTCCAGCACATAAAATGACTTCTCTTTTCGCTTTAAGTGTTATAGTTTTCTTATCCTTAGTGACTGCTTTAACGCCAATAGCAGTTTTATTTCTGAATAGAATCTTCGTTACTTCCGtatgtttaaaaatgtctaGATTTTTTACTTCTCGTGTTGGTAGAGCTAGGAAAGCAGCTGCCGTACTTTGCCGTTTCGAAGCTCCTACAGTATGCAAAGGTTTCGTATACCCTATTGTAACATTCCCAGTCAAGTCCAGCACTACTCTGTTACCGACTTCTGCGAACGCATTGAGATAATCATTAATCTCAGATCGGTTTTCCCTCGTCACGATCAAAGGGCCTTTATAACCGTGAAACCTTCTAAACCGAGAATTTTTAATGGCGTCATCTTCTAAATTTTCTGTCTTTTTAAGGTACTTGAGAACCTTGGACCATTGCCATGAAGAGTCCTTCGCAGCTTTTGCCCATCGTTTATAGTCTATCTCGTTACCTCTTTCATAAGACATGTAGTTAGAACTACTCGTACCTCCAAGCATTTTTCCCAAGGACAATGAGAAGTTATTGCCTTGATGACACTGCATGGTGTAACCATCGTCCTCTGACGTgaagttataaacaaatttaGACTTGTGGACGTAACTAGATAGACCGGGAAGCTGTAACATCAACcgtaagtatattagtataagAGCTATATTCACTTGAATGTAGAatgttgactgcctccgtggcgcaatggttaaggtcaccacgccgctaccattgcgttgggaggtcgtgggttcaattcccacacgaaacaattattatttgtgccctccacaaataatagtttcggatctagttgtactttgtatctattgtctgtatgtttgtaaaaatccccgtgACACAAAAGCAAtccttagtgcgagagttggctctataaataaaaacatgtaataTTGTTTGGTTTACTCACAACAGATTCCAAGGGAGGATCTCCGCCGGCCTCAATCAGCAGAATTCTAAGTTTTTTGTTCTCAGCAAGCCTCCGAGCTATTATTGCTCCTGATGTCCCACCGCCGATCACTATGTAGTCATATTCAGCTTTATCTGAAGagaagttaatattaaaaagatggCTGTATACATCAAACAGACATAGTAACAAAATCCCGAGGTGGGacaaaaattattttctaaatttcctttttaaaaaattttcagagattgcccggagctAGAACGTTAAGAAAGACTTCATTCACTAGTGGGTGGAccacaaaaatgtaataaaacgaTTAATCTTTTGGCTGAGAATACGCAGTATTATTTTCAACAGATATTGTGGGTGAATTGTCAGTTATTTTTCTTGAggacatcatcatcatcatagtCGTCCTAAAATTATCCTCACAAGTGAGTCACTTACCTTCAACACAAGCTCCTGGCAGCCACATATACCCTGTGATGTGCAAAGCCATATTCATGACTGTCAGCGCATTTTGCACGTAAGTAATAGAAGCGACAGCTGAAGCTGCGTCCATCTTGTACTGAAAGCAATGATATAGGTTATCCTGAAAAAACTCACTTTAGAAAAGTCCACTGTCGATTATCGCGTAGATATCGAGAAATTTCtcggttaataaataattgcaaaaCTCTCAAAACTAAACCTAATAACcatattaaactaaatatattacgTATAATATGGTTATATGTACTGGACTGCAAaccatttaaaatcaaatagcATTTCAGTATTCAACTAAGGATTCAATAATGAAAACGAACACTACGCTGTCTCTTTAAACACTTTTGTGAGAAGAGTCTCCCAATTTTTCTAGGAAGATGTTTTTCAAACCACTATCAATTGGTCACCTATCTTAAATAAGCACCGTGTGttgttatttatgaattaatttacatgaaatttttGAAGGGCAATTTTTACCCctaaaactcaaaaaatattaagcacAATCTCGTCAAATTTGGCTCatctattgaaaaataaacaagggCTCTAgattaaatgacaaaaaaatcaaaataatgtataactcACTAATAGGCCCGACGCCTGTCTGCAACCCTTATTTAAAATTGCT
Above is a genomic segment from Anticarsia gemmatalis isolate Benzon Research Colony breed Stoneville strain chromosome 8, ilAntGemm2 primary, whole genome shotgun sequence containing:
- the LOC142974952 gene encoding ecdysone oxidase-like; amino-acid sequence: MDAASAVASITYVQNALTVMNMALHITGYMWLPGACVEDKAEYDYIVIGGGTSGAIIARRLAENKKLRILLIEAGGDPPLESVLPGLSSYVHKSKFVYNFTSEDDGYTMQCHQGNNFSLSLGKMLGGTSSSNYMSYERGNEIDYKRWAKAAKDSSWQWSKVLKYLKKTENLEDDAIKNSRFRRFHGYKGPLIVTRENRSEINDYLNAFAEVGNRVVLDLTGNVTIGYTKPLHTVGASKRQSTAAAFLALPTREVKNLDIFKHTEVTKILFRNKTAIGVKAVTKDKKTITLKAKREVILCAGAINSPKILMLSGIGPKKHLESKNVTVLSDLPVGSNYHDHDGVIVIYRISKIETSCKPTRPRDLHTFRHPFLIGYVAINKSSTYPDYVTTSYVYPNDNEGKNILRSCAFTLGLDYEICENLQKETKGYKLLFSFIKTSQPESRGKLLLRSTNPKDQPIIMPGTLSNKSDIKKYREAVKHFMKVGKSKFFKEQEAKMIDPLRSKCGKYEYGSDEYWDCYSLCLIRPSGFVCGTCAMGSVVDAKLRVKGVKGLRVADASVIPTIPVSGTSAPTMMIGEKAVDLIREDMK